The genomic region CCTCGCTGGCTCCGGAGGTCATCTGCGCCGCCGCGGGCGTTCGGCTCGACGTGCTGGACTCCTCCGACCCCGACTTCGTGCGCCGCGCGCTCGAGGACCGGCTGGAGGAGACAGTGGTCGTGGTCTCGTCCAAGTCCGGCGGCACCGTGGAGACCGACAGCCAGCGCCGCGCCTTCGAGAAGGCGTTCACCGACGCCGGCATCAACCCGGCGGAGCGGATCGTCGTCGTCACCGATCCCGGGTCCCCGCTGGAGCAGCTGGGCCGGGAGGCCGGCTACCGGGTCTTCCTGGCCGACCCCGAGGTCGGCGGCCGCTACTCCGCGCTCACCGCCTTCGGCCTGGTCCCGAGCGGCCTCGCCGGCGCCGACATCGCCGGGCTGCTGGCCGCGGCGCAGGCACTGCGCCCCGCGCTCGAGGCGGACTCGGCGGACAACCCCGGGCTGCGGCTCGGCGCCCTGCTCGGAGCCGCCAACCTCGCCGGCGTCGACAAGCTCGTCCTGGCCGACGCGGGCTCGGCGTACCCCGGCCTGGGGGACTGGGCCGAGCAGCTGGTGGCGGAGTCCACCGGCAAGGACGGCAAGGGCATCCTCCCCGTCGTCGTCGACGGCCCGGACTCCCCCAACCTGACCCCGAGCACGCCCGACGAGGTACTGGTCACCTACGGTCCCGGCGACCTGCTCGGGGAGCGCGTGCGCCCGGCCTCGGGCTGGTGGGCCTCGGTGGAGGCGGACCTGGGCGGTCAGCTCCTGCTCTGGGAGTACGCCACCGCCGTGGCCGGCGCCGTGCTCGGCATCAACCCCTTCGACCAGCCCGACGTCGAGAGCGCCAAGGCCGCCGCCCGCGAGCTCCTCGACGGAGGCGGCGAGAGCCCCAAGCCGGCGTTCGTGGACGGTCCGGTGACCGTCTACGACGTGGGCGGCTGGCTCCCCGACGGGGTCAGCACCGTCCCGGACGCGGTGGCAGCCCTGCTCGCGCGGCTCGACGAGGAACGCGGCTACGTCGCCGTCCAGGCCTACCTGGACCGGCACCGGGACGCCGGGCTCGCGGACGTGCGCGACCTGCTCGCGCAGCGCACCGGGCGCCCGGTCACGTTCGGCTGGGGGCCCCGCTTCCTGCACTCGACCGGGCAGTACCACAAGGGCGGCCCCGCGACCGGGGTCTACCTGCAGGTCACCGGCCAGCCCGAGGCTGACCTCGCGGTGCCCGACCGACCCTTCACGTTCCACGAGTTCCTGACCGCCCAGGCGGTCGGTGACGGCCAGGTGCTCGCCGACCACGGACGGCCCGTGCTGCGCCTGCACGTCAGCTCCCCGGCCGATCTCGCCGTCGTCCGCGACGCGCTGCGATGAGCTGGACGAACCCGCTCCGGGACCCAGCCGACCGGCGGCTCCCCCGCGTCGCGGGCCCGTGCGGGCTGGTGCTCTTCGGCGTCACCGGCGACCTGTCGCGCAAGAAGCTGATGCCGGCGGTGTACGACCTCGCCAACCGGGGTCTGCTCCCGCCCGGCTTCAGCCTGGTCGGGTTCGCCCGGCGCGACTGGGCCGACCAGGACTTCGCCCAGATCGTGCACGACTCGGTCAAGGAGCACGCCCGCACCGAGTTCCGCGAGGAGGTCTGGCAACAGCTGCTCGAGGGCATCCGGTTCGTACCCGGCAACTTCGACGACCCCGCGGCGTTCGAGACCCTGCGGCGCACGATCGAGGAGCTCGACGAGAGCCGGGGCACCGACGGCAACCACGCGTTCTACCTGGCGATCCCGCCCGGGTTCTTCGGGGACGTCGTCACCCAGCTCGAGCGGCACGGCTTGGCGGAGGCCAAGGAGGGCTCCTGGCGCCGAGTCGTGGTGGAGAAGCCGTTCGGCCACGACCTCGCCTCCGCCCGCGAGCTCGACGAGGTCCTGGCGGGGGTGTTCAGCGAGGACTCCGTCTTCCGCATCGACCACTACCTCGGCAAGGAGACGGTCCAGAGCATCCTGGCGATCCGGTTCGCCAACGCGATGTTCGAGCCGCTGTGGAACGCCAACTACGTCGACCACGTACAGATCACGATGGCCGAGGACGTCGGGATCGGCGGCCGGGCCGGCTACTACGACGGCATCGGCGCCGCCCGCGACGTCATCCAGAACCACCTCCTCCAGCTGATGGCGCTGGTCGCGATGGAGGAGCCGACCGCGTTCGACGCCCACAGCCTGCGCCAGGAGAAGCAGAAGCTGCTCTCCTCGATCGTGCTGCCGCGCCGACTGGACCTCACCACCGCCCGCGGCCAGTACGCCGCCGGGTGGGCCGGCGGCGAGAAGGTGGCCGGCTTCCTGGAGGAGGAGGGCATCCGGCGTACCTCCCGGACCGAGACGTTCGCGGCCATCACGCTGCACGTGGCGAACCGGCGCTGGGCCGGCGTCCCGTTCTACCTGCGCACCGGCAAGCGGCTCGGTCGGCGGGTCACCGAGGTCGCCGTCGTGCTCAAGCGGGCCCCGCACCAGCCGTTCAGCGCGGCCTCCACCGAGGAACTGGGACAGAACGCGATCGTGATCCGGGTCCAGCCCGACGAGGGCATGACCGTGCGCTTCGGGTCCAAGGTGCCCGGGACCGCGATGGAGATCCGCGACGTGAACATGGACTTCGTCTACGGCGGCTCGTTCACCGAGACCTCCCCGGAGGCCTACGAGCGGCTCATCCTCGACGTGCTGCTCGGTGAGCCGCCGCTGTTCCCGCGCAGCGAGGAGGTCGAGCTGTCCTGGCAGATCCTCGACCCGGTCCTTGCCGCCTGGGAGCGCAAGGGCAAGCCGGAGCCGTACCCCGCTGGCACCTGGGGTCCCGAGTCTGCCGAGAAGATGCTGGCCCGCGACGGCCGCACCTGGAGGCGGCCATGAGCATGATCGAGCTCACCGACACCAACTCCGCCGGGATCGCCGCGGAGTTCGTGCGCGCCAGGCGCCGGGCGGGCAGCCCCGCGATGGGGATGGTGATGACGCTGGTCATCGTGGTCCCGGACGAGGACGCGGAGCACGCCATGGCCGCGGCCCGACAGGCCTCGCACGAGCACCCCGCGCGGGTGCTCGGCGTGGTCCTCGGCGACGGCCGCGGGCACGGCTCCATCCACGCCCAGGTCCGCACCGGCTCGGGCGCGACCGGAGAGACCGCCCTGATCCGGCTCACCGGCGAGGTGACCAAGCATCCCGCGTCCGTGGTGCTCCCCCTGCTGCTCCCCGACTCCCCCGTGGTCGTCTGGTGGCCCACCGACGCACCGGCCGATCCCGCGGCCGATCCGCTCGGTGCCCTCGCCCAGCGGCGCATCACCGACGCTGCGGCCGCGACCAGCGGGCGCAGCCGCGCCCTGCACGGCCAGTGCGCGCGCTACGTCCCCGGCAACACCGACCTCGCCTGGACCCGCACCACGCCCTGGCGTGCGCTGCTCGCCTCCACCCTGGACCAGCAGGCCCGGCGGATCACCGCCGCCGAGGTCGAGGCCGAGAAGGTCAGCCCGAGCGCCGACCTGCTCGCGGCCTGGCTGGCCGACCGGCTCAAGGTGCCCGTCGAGCGCCGCGTCTCCGACGGTCCCGGCATCACCGAGGCCGTGATGGTGACTCGGGACGGTCCGATCCGCATCGCCCGCCCCGACGGGCGGCTGGCGACCCTGTCCTCCCCCGGCGCACCCGACCGGCCGGTCGCGCTCAAGCGCCGCGAGCTCCCCGAGCTGCTGGCCGAGGAGCTGCGCCGCCTCGACGAGGACGAGGTGTACGCCGCGACCGCCCGCCGTCTCGCGAAGGAGAAGCCGTGACCGCTCCGCTCATCGAGGTCCACGAGGACGCCGACGCCCTCGCCACCGCGGTCGCCGGCGAGCTGCTCGCCCGGCTGGCCGCCGCCCAGGCCGACGGCCGGACCCCCCAGATCGCGCTCACCGGCGGCACCGTCTCCCGCGTCGTGCACCGCGAGGTCGCCCGCCTCTCCGCGGGCTCGACGGTGGACTGGTCCCGGGTGGTGGTCTGGTGGGGCGACGAGCGGTTCGTCGCCGCGGACGACCCGGAGCGCAACTGCGCCCAGGCGCGGGAGGACTTCCTGGACGCCGTCGGCGCCGCCCCGGACCGGGTCTTCGAGGTCCCGTCGACCGCCGACACCGACTCGGTCGACGCGGCGGCCGCGGCGTACGACGCACTGCTCCGCGAGCACGGCGCCGCCGAGCTCGAGGTGGTGATGCTCGGCCTCGGCCCCGACGCCCACGTGGCGTCGCTGTTCCCGGGCCATCCCGCTCTGGACGCCGCGCCCGACCGGCTCGCTGTCGCCGTCCGTGAGTCTCCCAAGCCCCCGCCGGAGCGGGTCAGCCTGACCTTCGAGGCCCTGAACCGCGCCCGGGCAGTGTGGTTCCTGGTCAGCGGCGACGGCAAGGCCGACGCCGTCGCCCGCGTCCTCGCCGAGCCTGCTCCCCCGCGCGAGGACGCACCCGCGGCCGGCGTCCACGGCCGCGAGGTGACCACCTGGTTCCTGGACCGCCCCGCCGCCGCCCGCCTCTGACTCCCCGTCTTTGCCGACCCGGCACTTCTGGTCGCGGTCGTGGCACCGACCCGTCAGGTCTGGTCGCGCGTCGGGTACGCCGTGGGGCGCGCCAACGCGCGTCGCGCCCGGAGCACGCCGTCCTGCAACCGACGCCCGGGATCGGCTCGGGGCACGAACACGTCGGCCTTGGCGAAGACGTCGACCACCCAGCCCCGGTCTGCCAGCCAGCCCCGCCGCGCCGCGTCGTACGCCGTGCGGTCCGGGCCGTGGAAGGCCTCGCCGTCGTACTCGGCCGCGTAGCGCAGCTCCGGCAGGGCCAGGTCCAGCCGGTAGACCGCCACCCCGTCGGAGTCCGCCACCCACCACTGCAGCTCCGGCGCCGGCAGCCCCGCGTCGTACCAGTGCAGGCGCAGCACCGACTCCGCGACGGACTCCGCCCGCGGGTCAGCGAGGCCGATCAGGCCGCGCAGCTGCACCACGCCCCGGTAGCCGCGGAAGCGGCCGACTCCCGCCAGCAGCTCGCCCCGGCTCACGCCCAGCGCCAGGAACTGGTCGAGCGCGGCGAGCGCGTCGGGGCGCCACAGCATGCGCCCCAGGTCCAGCGCGGTCCGCAGCGGCGACGTCACCCGCAGTCCGTGCACGTCGACCACGTCATCGGCGCGCAGCGTCCGCTCCCCGCTGAGTACGCCGTCGCGGCGCGCCCGCGTCCCGGGGCGCTGGTACGCCGAGATGGGTGCCCGTCGGCTCGCCTCGGAGCGAGGCAGCAGCATGACCCCGTGCAGCCAAGCGGCGGTCCGGTCGGTCACGACCGCGCTCGGGGAGACGACCAGGTGCAGCGCCTGCGCGCGGAACGCGATGTCGTCGGGCGCCTGCGCCACGGCGTACACACCCTGCAGGACGCGGCGCACGAGCCCGCGGGCGAGCAGGGTCCGCAGCCGGCGGCGGCTGACTCCGAGCGCCTCGGCCTGGGCGGCGGTGAACGGCAGCGCGAGGGGCAGGGGGCACCGGGCGTCGAGGAGCGCGAGGTCGGAGCTGAGCCAGGCCGTCATACGACAACGGTCCGGTACCCCGAGGGGTACCGGACCGTTGTCCACAGGACCATCTCTGCCGGGTCGGCGGCAACCTCGCGACCAGAACTGCCGGGTCGGCGGAAACCTCGCGACCAGAGCTGCCGGGTCGGCGTCAGAAGATCAGGTCGCCGGACTTCCGGCGGGAGCGCAGGAGCGTGAGGGCCTCGTCGAGGATGTCGGCGGCCTCCTTGTCGGAGCGCCGTTCCTTCACGTAGGCCAGATGGGTCTTGTACGGCTCGTTCTTCGGCGCCGGGGGCGGGTTCTCGGAGTCCAGGCTCCCGGGCAGGCCGCACTTGGGGCAGTCCCAGGACTCCGGCGCCACGGCCTCGATCGAGAACGTGATCACCGAGCGGTGCTCGTTGGCGCAGAAGTAGGTCACCGCCTGGCGCGGGGCGGCGTCGCCGCGCTCGGCCTCGCCCATCGGGCCAGCACCGACCCGGCTCCCTCGAATCGCGTTTCCAGCTCCAGCCACGAAATGCGTCCTCTCTGCGTGATCTCGGTGGGGTCAGTTCGGGTACGCGAGCAGCAGGCCCAGCGCGATCACACAGGCGAAACCAGATCACGCCGACGCCGACGGTGATCCGGTCCAGGTTGCGCTCGGCGACCGACGAGCCACCGAGGGAGCTGGAGACGCCGCCTCCGAACATGTCGGAGAGGCCCCCGCCGCGTCCCTTGTGGAGCAGCACCATGAGGATCATCAGGGCGCTCGTGATCACAAGCAGGATCGTGAAGACGGTAGTCACGAGGCGAAATCCTACGGCACCGACGGCTCGGTCACAGGACCGGCATGTCGTAGAAGCGACAGATTCCGCCGAACTCGTCCGCCTGGAGGCTCGCGCCGCCGACCAGACACCCGTCCACGTCGTCCTTGACCATGATCGCGCCGACGTTCGCGGCCTTGACCGAACCGCCGTACAGCACCCGGACGCCGTCGGCCGCGGCCGTCGCCGTGGACCTCCCCGGATCCGGGCCCGGATCGCCGCGCACACCTCCTGCGCGTCCTCGGGGCTGGCCACCTCGCCGGTCCCGATGGCCCAGACCGGCTCGTAGGCGACCACGAGCCCCGCGACCTGCTCGGCGGTGAAGCCCGCCAGCGAGCCGTCGACCTGCGCGACGGTGTACCCGACGTGCTCGGCCCGCCTGACGCACCTCGAGGCCCTCGCCGACGCACACGATCGGGGTCATCCCCGCCGCGAGCGCCCTTGCCGGCCTTCGCGCTGACGAGCGCGTCCGACTCGCCGTGGTGCTCGCGGCGCTCGGAGTGGCCGACCACCACGTAGGAGCAGCCGAGCTTGGCCAGCATTCCGGCGGAGATCTCGCCGGTGTATGCCCCGGAGTCGTGGGCCGAGACGTCCTGGGCGCCGTACTTCACCGACAGCCGGTCCCCGTCGACGAGCGTCTGGACCGAGCGCAGGTCGGTGAACGGGGGTACGACGACCACCTCGACCTTGCCGTAGTCGTGACGCTTGTCCGCCAGGGTCCAGGCGAGCTTCTGGACGAGCACCACCGCTTCCTGGTGGTTGAGGTTCATCTTCCAGTTGCCCGCCATCAGCGGGACGCGGGCCGCAGCCTTCGCCATGTGTGTCAGTCCTCCAGGACCTGGATGCCGGGCAGCTGCTTGCCCTCGAGGTACTCGAGGCTGGCGCCGCCGCCGGTGGAGATGTGGCCGAACGCGGCCTCGTCGAAGCCGAGGGTGCGCACCGCCGCGGCGGAGTCCCCTCCGCCCACGACCGAGAGCCCGTCGACCTTGGTCAGCGCCTCGGCCACCGCGCGGGTGCCGTCGGCGAACGCGTCGACCTCGAACACGCCCATCGGGCCGTTCCAGAAGACGGTCCTCGCATCCGCCAGCGCGGCCGCGAACGCCGCCGCGGACTCGGGCCCGATGTCCAGGCCCAGGCTGTCGGCGGGGATCTGCGTGGCGGGCACCACCCGCGGGTGCGGGGTGGCCTCACCGGAGGGGAACGTCGTGTCGACCACGATGTCGGTCGGAAGCAGGATCTCGACCCCGGTGCTGGCCGCTCGCGCCAGGTAGGAGCGGCAGATGTCGAGCTGGTCCTGCTCGAGCAGGCTCTTGCCGACCTCGTGCCCCTGAGCCGCCAGGAACGTGAAGACCATGCCGCCACCGATGAGGAGCCGGTCGGCCTTGCCGAGCAGGTTGTCGATGACCCCGAGCTTGTCGGAGACCTTCGAGCCGCCCAGCACCACGACGTAGGGTCGCGCCGGGTCCTCGGTCAGCCGACGCAGGACGTCGACCTCGGTGGCCACGAGGGCACCCATGGCGTGCGGGAGCCGCTGCGCGACGTCGTACACGCTGGCCTGCTTGCGGTGCACCACCCCGAACCCGTCGGAGACGAACGCGTCCGCGAGCGAGGCCAGCTGGTCGGCGAACGCCGCCCGCTCGCGATCGTCCTTGCTGGTCTCGCCCGGGTTGAACCGGACGTTCTCCAGCACCGCGACCTGGCCGTCGGCCAGGCCGGCGACCACGGACTGCGCAGACTCCCCGACGGTGTCCGACGCGAAGGCGACGTCCTGCCCGAGGAGCTCGCCGAGGCGAGCCGCGACCGGGCGCAGCGAGTAGCGCTCGTCGGGGGCACCCTTGGGCCGGCCGAGGTGGGCGACCACGACCACCCGGGCGCCGGCCTCGGCCAGCGCACGGATGGTCGGGACGCTGGCCCGGATCCGGCCGTCGTCGGTGATCCGCATGGCGGGCGGCGTGCCGTCGAGCGGCACGTTCAGGTCCGAGCGGACCAGCACCCGCTTCCCGGCGACGTCACCCAGCGAGGAGTAGTCCCCCACGGTCAGAGCGACTTGCCGATGTAGTCGATCAGGTCGGCGAGGCGGTTGGAGTAGCCCCACTCGTTGTCGTACCAGCCGACGACCTTGACCTGGTTGCCGATGACCTTGGTCAGCGGCGCGTCGAAGATGCAGGACGCCGGGTCGGTGACGATGTCGGAGGAGACGATCGGGTCGGTCGAGTAGCGCAGGAACCGGCCGTCGGCGGCCGCCTTCACGATCTCGTTGACCTCCTCGACGGTGGTCTCGCGGCCGGCCTCGAAGGTGAGGTCGGTGGCGGAGCCGGTCGGGACCGGGACGCGCAGCGCGTAGCCGTCGAGCTTGCCCTTGAGCTCGGGCATGACCAGGCCGATCGCCTTCGCGGCGCCGGTCGAGGTCGGGACGACGTTGAGGGCGGCGGCGCGGGCGCGGCGCGGGTCCTTGTGGATATTGTCCTGGAGGTTCTGGTCCGCGGTGTAGGCGTGCACGGTGGTCATCAGGCCCTTGACGATGCCGAGACCGTCGTTGAGCGCCTTGGCCATCGGGCCGAGGCAGTTCGTGGTGCACGAGGCGTTCGAGATGATGTGGTGGTTGGCCGGGTCGTAGTTGGTGTGGTTCACACCCATGACGACCGTGATGTCCTCGTTCTTGGCCGGAGCCGAGATGATGACCTTCTTCGCGCCGGCGTCGAGGTGCGCGCGGGCCTTCGTGGCGTCGGTGAAGAAGCCGGTGGACTCGACGACGACGTCGACCCCGAGCTCGCCCCACTTCAGGTCCGCCGGGTTGCGCTCGGCGAAGGCCTTGATCTCCTTGCCGTCGACCACGATCGCGTCCTCGGTCGAGGACACCTCGGCGTCGAGACGACCCAGGATCGAGTCGAACTTCAGGAGGTGGGCGAGCGAGGCGTTGTCGGTGAGGTCGTTGACGCCCACGATCTCGATGTCGAGGCCGGACGCACGCACGGCGCGGAAGAAGTTGCGGCCGATCCGGCCGAACCCGTTGATGCCTACACGAACGGTCACTGCGAATGCTCCTCGGGACGCGGGGTCAGGTGGACTGCACACCGCGGGCGAGGGCTCCGCACCGCGGTTCCCCCGAGCCTAGCCGGTCGGGCCGTCGGTCCCGCAGGGGTGCTCAGCCCTCGTCGGCGAGCATCTCCGGGCTGAGCGACGCCTCGGTGTCGGGGATGCCCAGCTCCTCCGCGCGCTTGTCCGCCATCGCCAGCAGCCGGCGGATCCGGCCCGCGATCGCGTCCTTGGTGAGGACCGGCTCGTGGAGCTGCCCGAGCTCCTCCAGCGAGGCCTGCTTGTGCTCCAGGCGCAGCTCGCCGGCGAGCTTCAGGTGGTCGGGGACGTCGGCGCCGAGGATCTCCATCGCGCGCTCGACCCGGGCGCCGGCGGCGACCGCCGCGCGGGCCGAGCGGCGCAGGTTGGCGTCGTCGAAGTTGGCCAGCCGGTTGGCTGTCGCCCGCACCTCACGGCGCATCCGGCGCTCCTCCCAGGCCATCAGCGCCTCGTGGGCGCCGAGGCGGGTGAGCAGCTGGCCGATGGCGTCGCCGTCGCGGATCACGACCCGGTCCACACCTCGGACCTCGCGGGCCTTGGCCTGGATCCCCAGCCGCCGGGCCACGCCGACGAGCGCCAGGGCCGCCTCCGGCCCCGGACAGGTGACCTCGAGGGAGGACGAGCGGCCCGGCTCGGTGAGCGAGCCGTGGGCCAGGAACGCGCCGCGCCAGGCGGCCACGGCGTCGCAGCCGCCGCCGGAGACCACGGCCGGGGGCAGGCCCCGCACCGGGCGCCCGCGCTGGTCGAGCAGTCCGGTCTGGCGGGCCAGCGACTCGCCGTCCTTGTCGACGCGGACCAGGTAGCGGCTGCCCTTGCGGATGCCGTTGCCCTGGACCATGACCACGTCGGACTGGTGCCCGTAGACCTCGAGGATGTCCTTGCGAAGCCGCCGCGCGGCGGCGCCCGTGTCCAGCTCCGCCTCGACGACGATACGGCCGTTCACGATGTGCAGACCGCCGGCGAACCGGACCGTGGAGGCCACCTCGGCCTTGCGGCAGCAGGTCTTGGTGATCTGGGTGTTCGACAGCTCCGACTTCACCTGTGCCGTCATCGCCATGGGGGGAATCCTCGCACGCAAGTCAATCACCCGGGGCAGGAGGTGGGCGTCCGCCGACGAGTCCCGGGCCGAGCTCGGGGCCCGGCCCGGCCGTCACTGCGGGTCGATGATCCGGGCGTACGCCGCGGCGAGGCGGGCGGGATCGTGGCGGGGGGCACCGCCGTCCTCGGCGATGTCGTCGAGGACCAGCTCGGCCCCGGACGCCGCCACGACGTGCTGGAGGTCGGCCAGGTCGTCGCCCACGCTCTGCCGGTCCGCGAGGACCGCGTGCACCTTGAGCTGCGGGGCGTGCTCGGCCAGCACGGCGAGATGGTCGGCGGGGCCGAACCCGCCGGTCTCCCCCAGCTGCTCGCCGAGGTTCAGCACGACGATCACCCGGGCGTCGGTGCCGACCAGCGCCGCGCGCATCGCCGGGACCATCAGGTGCGGGATCACCGAGGTGAACCACGAGCCCGGACCGAGCACCGCCCAGTCGGCCTCCTCGACGGCGCGGACGGCCTCGGGGCAGGCCTGCGGGTCCGGCGGGTCGAGCGCGATGGAGCTGATCACACCCTCGGTGGTCGCCACCTCCACCTGGCCCCGGACCGCGACCAGGGCGTCGGGTGCCTCGGGCACCAGGCCCCGCACCTCCGCGGTGATGTCCATGGGGGTGAGGGCCATCGGCAGCACCCGTCCCTTCGCCCCGAGCAGGCGGCCGACCCGGTCCAGCGCGTCGACGGGGTCACCGAGGAGCTCCCAGAGCCCGACGATGAGCAGGTTGCCGACCACGTGGCCGCGCATGTCGCCGTCCCCGGCGAAGCGGTGCTGGAGGACCTCCGCCCAGGTCGTGCCCCACTCGTCGTCCCCGCACAGCGCGGCCAGCGCCATCCGCAGATCGCCGGGCGGCAGCACCCCGAACTCGCCCCGCAGCCGCCCCGACGAGCCGCCGTTGTCGGCGACCGTGACCACCGCGGTGAGCTCGTCGATGGTGAGGTCGTCCACGAGCCGGCGCAGGGCCTGCAGCGAGGCGTGGAGGCCGTGGCCACCGCCGAACGCGACGACGGACTGGGCACGCTGGGACATCTACTCGCGCCCCAGGTCGCGGTGGAAGGACCGGGCCTCGAAGCCGAGCTCGACCAGGCGGCCGGTGATCTCCTCGGTCATCGCGACGCTGCGGTGCTTGCCGCCGGTGCAGCCGATCGCGACCCGCATGAACCGCTTGCCCTCGCGCAGGTAGCCGCCGGCCACCCCGGCGAGCACCGGCACGTAGGCGTCGATGAACTCCGCCGCCCCCGGTCGGCTGTGGACGTACTCGGCGACCTTGGGGTCGCGCCCGGTGCTGGGCCGCAGCTCCGGCACCCAGTGCGGGTTCGGCAGGAAGCGCATGTCGGCCACGAAGTCGGCGTCCACGGGGATGCCGTACTTGAAGCCGAAGCTGATGACCGAGACCCGCAACCCCGTGGTGTCGGGGGTGCCGAACGCCTCGGCGATCCGGTCGGTGAGCTGGTGCACGTTGAGGGCGCTGGTGTCGATGACCAGGTCGGCGTTGCTGCGCAGGTCGGCGAGGACCTTGCGCTCGCGCTCCAGGCCGTCCAGGAGCCGGCCCGAGCCCTGGAGGGGGTGCGGGCGGCGTACCGCCTCCTGGCGGCGCACCAGCACCTCGTCGCTGGCATCGAGGAAGACCAACGTCGTGCTCCGGCCGGTGGTGCCCTGGGCCAGGTTGGCCTCGAGGGACTCGAAGAACGACCCGGAGCGGACGTCCACGACGACGCCGACCGGTTGGCTGGTCCCGCGGCTCTCGTCGACGAGGCGCACCACGTCGCGCAGCA from Nocardioides pantholopis harbors:
- a CDS encoding RNA polymerase-binding protein RbpA, with protein sequence MAGAGNAIRGSRVGAGPMGEAERGDAAPRQAVTYFCANEHRSVITFSIEAVAPESWDCPKCGLPGSLDSENPPPAPKNEPYKTHLAYVKERRSDKEAADILDEALTLLRSRRKSGDLIF
- a CDS encoding glucose-6-phosphate isomerase: MTDTGGGTGSGGGFALTFGCPDESAYAAILDRLVGDRVASRIAARDATVWGPEAADEAAKRLAWVDLPAASRDLVSDVAALEVEMRSRGLVRVVLCGMGGSSLAPEVICAAAGVRLDVLDSSDPDFVRRALEDRLEETVVVVSSKSGGTVETDSQRRAFEKAFTDAGINPAERIVVVTDPGSPLEQLGREAGYRVFLADPEVGGRYSALTAFGLVPSGLAGADIAGLLAAAQALRPALEADSADNPGLRLGALLGAANLAGVDKLVLADAGSAYPGLGDWAEQLVAESTGKDGKGILPVVVDGPDSPNLTPSTPDEVLVTYGPGDLLGERVRPASGWWASVEADLGGQLLLWEYATAVAGAVLGINPFDQPDVESAKAAARELLDGGGESPKPAFVDGPVTVYDVGGWLPDGVSTVPDAVAALLARLDEERGYVAVQAYLDRHRDAGLADVRDLLAQRTGRPVTFGWGPRFLHSTGQYHKGGPATGVYLQVTGQPEADLAVPDRPFTFHEFLTAQAVGDGQVLADHGRPVLRLHVSSPADLAVVRDALR
- a CDS encoding type IV toxin-antitoxin system AbiEi family antitoxin domain-containing protein yields the protein MTAWLSSDLALLDARCPLPLALPFTAAQAEALGVSRRRLRTLLARGLVRRVLQGVYAVAQAPDDIAFRAQALHLVVSPSAVVTDRTAAWLHGVMLLPRSEASRRAPISAYQRPGTRARRDGVLSGERTLRADDVVDVHGLRVTSPLRTALDLGRMLWRPDALAALDQFLALGVSRGELLAGVGRFRGYRGVVQLRGLIGLADPRAESVAESVLRLHWYDAGLPAPELQWWVADSDGVAVYRLDLALPELRYAAEYDGEAFHGPDRTAYDAARRGWLADRGWVVDVFAKADVFVPRADPGRRLQDGVLRARRALARPTAYPTRDQT
- a CDS encoding glucose-6-phosphate dehydrogenase assembly protein OpcA is translated as MSMIELTDTNSAGIAAEFVRARRRAGSPAMGMVMTLVIVVPDEDAEHAMAAARQASHEHPARVLGVVLGDGRGHGSIHAQVRTGSGATGETALIRLTGEVTKHPASVVLPLLLPDSPVVVWWPTDAPADPAADPLGALAQRRITDAAAATSGRSRALHGQCARYVPGNTDLAWTRTTPWRALLASTLDQQARRITAAEVEAEKVSPSADLLAAWLADRLKVPVERRVSDGPGITEAVMVTRDGPIRIARPDGRLATLSSPGAPDRPVALKRRELPELLAEELRRLDEDEVYAATARRLAKEKP
- the pgl gene encoding 6-phosphogluconolactonase, translated to MTAPLIEVHEDADALATAVAGELLARLAAAQADGRTPQIALTGGTVSRVVHREVARLSAGSTVDWSRVVVWWGDERFVAADDPERNCAQAREDFLDAVGAAPDRVFEVPSTADTDSVDAAAAAYDALLREHGAAELEVVMLGLGPDAHVASLFPGHPALDAAPDRLAVAVRESPKPPPERVSLTFEALNRARAVWFLVSGDGKADAVARVLAEPAPPREDAPAAGVHGREVTTWFLDRPAAARL
- a CDS encoding phosphoglycerate kinase, yielding MGDYSSLGDVAGKRVLVRSDLNVPLDGTPPAMRITDDGRIRASVPTIRALAEAGARVVVVAHLGRPKGAPDERYSLRPVAARLGELLGQDVAFASDTVGESAQSVVAGLADGQVAVLENVRFNPGETSKDDRERAAFADQLASLADAFVSDGFGVVHRKQASVYDVAQRLPHAMGALVATEVDVLRRLTEDPARPYVVVLGGSKVSDKLGVIDNLLGKADRLLIGGGMVFTFLAAQGHEVGKSLLEQDQLDICRSYLARAASTGVEILLPTDIVVDTTFPSGEATPHPRVVPATQIPADSLGLDIGPESAAAFAAALADARTVFWNGPMGVFEVDAFADGTRAVAEALTKVDGLSVVGGGDSAAAVRTLGFDEAAFGHISTGGGASLEYLEGKQLPGIQVLED
- the gap gene encoding type I glyceraldehyde-3-phosphate dehydrogenase translates to MTVRVGINGFGRIGRNFFRAVRASGLDIEIVGVNDLTDNASLAHLLKFDSILGRLDAEVSSTEDAIVVDGKEIKAFAERNPADLKWGELGVDVVVESTGFFTDATKARAHLDAGAKKVIISAPAKNEDITVVMGVNHTNYDPANHHIISNASCTTNCLGPMAKALNDGLGIVKGLMTTVHAYTADQNLQDNIHKDPRRARAAALNVVPTSTGAAKAIGLVMPELKGKLDGYALRVPVPTGSATDLTFEAGRETTVEEVNEIVKAAADGRFLRYSTDPIVSSDIVTDPASCIFDAPLTKVIGNQVKVVGWYDNEWGYSNRLADLIDYIGKSL
- the whiA gene encoding DNA-binding protein WhiA, encoding MAMTAQVKSELSNTQITKTCCRKAEVASTVRFAGGLHIVNGRIVVEAELDTGAAARRLRKDILEVYGHQSDVVMVQGNGIRKGSRYLVRVDKDGESLARQTGLLDQRGRPVRGLPPAVVSGGGCDAVAAWRGAFLAHGSLTEPGRSSSLEVTCPGPEAALALVGVARRLGIQAKAREVRGVDRVVIRDGDAIGQLLTRLGAHEALMAWEERRMRREVRATANRLANFDDANLRRSARAAVAAGARVERAMEILGADVPDHLKLAGELRLEHKQASLEELGQLHEPVLTKDAIAGRIRRLLAMADKRAEELGIPDTEASLSPEMLADEG
- the zwf gene encoding glucose-6-phosphate dehydrogenase; amino-acid sequence: MSWTNPLRDPADRRLPRVAGPCGLVLFGVTGDLSRKKLMPAVYDLANRGLLPPGFSLVGFARRDWADQDFAQIVHDSVKEHARTEFREEVWQQLLEGIRFVPGNFDDPAAFETLRRTIEELDESRGTDGNHAFYLAIPPGFFGDVVTQLERHGLAEAKEGSWRRVVVEKPFGHDLASARELDEVLAGVFSEDSVFRIDHYLGKETVQSILAIRFANAMFEPLWNANYVDHVQITMAEDVGIGGRAGYYDGIGAARDVIQNHLLQLMALVAMEEPTAFDAHSLRQEKQKLLSSIVLPRRLDLTTARGQYAAGWAGGEKVAGFLEEEGIRRTSRTETFAAITLHVANRRWAGVPFYLRTGKRLGRRVTEVAVVLKRAPHQPFSAASTEELGQNAIVIRVQPDEGMTVRFGSKVPGTAMEIRDVNMDFVYGGSFTETSPEAYERLILDVLLGEPPLFPRSEEVELSWQILDPVLAAWERKGKPEPYPAGTWGPESAEKMLARDGRTWRRP